Part of the Desulfurella amilsii genome is shown below.
ATTGCTGTTGTTTTAATTTTCTTTTTGTTATTTGTAGGCTTTACTTCTTTTGTAGTATCTTTATATATAGATACGAACAAAGACTTTCAAACACTTATGAGTGGTAGTTTTTTCCCTGTGCCTACCACTGTTTATGATGCTGCTGGCAAAAAAATAGCTATTTTTGGAGCACAACGCAGGCAGGTTGTAGGTTTTGATCAAATATCTAACAACATGAAAAAAGGGATACTGGCAGCAGAAGATGCACGTTTTTATGAGCATGGCCCAATTAGTTTTCGTGCTATTGGACGCGCTCTGTTTGAAGATATAATTCATGGCCGAATTGTGCAAGGCGGTAGCACCATTACACAACAGCTTGTAAAAAACCTTTATTTAACACCATCAAAAACGATTTACAGAAAATTAAAAGAAGCGGTTCTTGCTTACAAAATTGCCAACCATCTTACAAAGAATGAAATTTTAACGCTTTATTTAAATACAGTATATTTTGGAAGTGGAGCTTATGGTATCGAATCTGCAAGTGAGATTTATTTTAACAAACATGCAAGCGATCTTACAGTTGCAGAATCTGCCATGCTTGCAGGCCTTGTTCAGGCGCCAAACGCTTATAACCCATACTATCATCCAGAACTAGCTGCAAAGCGCACTATTTATGTTTTAAATAATATGCTTGAAAATCATTTTATAACAAAACAACAGTATTTAGAGGCTGTAAATTCAAAAATTGTTTTATCTCATCAAAGCGAGATGATACGCTATGGTTATAACCCTAAAGCTGCTTACTTTATTGAATATGTAAGGCTGTGGCTTTTGAATAAATATGGTGAAGATGTTGTAAATAAAGGTGGTTTGAAGGTCTATACAACACTTGATATGAATATGCAGCGCGATGCTTACAATGCGGTAAGAAACGGCATATTAAGATTATCAGGTGGCAAATACAATGGTCTTGAGTCAGCTCTTATTTCGATAGACCCAAAAAACGGTTATGTGGAAGCTTTAATAGGCGGTTTTGACTACCAAATCAGCCAATACAACAGAGCTGTTCAGGCTAAAAGGCAACCAGGTAGTGCTTTTAAGCCAACTGTTTACTTAACGGCACTAGAGCAAGGTTGGAAGCCAACAGATACAATTGCAGATGAACCTATAGAGTTTAAAACAGGTAATAAAATATGGAGACCAGAAAACTACTCACATACCTTTCATGGTCAAGTTACGCTTCAGTATGCTTTAGCCCACTCTGTGAATGTTGCCACAATAAATTTGTTGTCAAAAATTGGCGTTGAGAATGCTATTGCCAACGCTAGAAGATTAGGTATAAGTGAGCCTATACCAGACAATTTAACTATAGCATTGGGTTCTTTCTCCACAACTTTAGCACAGCTTACAAGAGCCTATTGTGCATTCGATAATATGGGGTATTTGCCAAAATTAATATTTATAACCAAAATTACTGATAAAGACGGTAATGAAATTTATGAAGACAAACCTGAATTAAAAAACGTGTTTCCTCAAGATACTGGCTATGTGCTTGTTAAAATGATGCAGGATGTAATAAAAGAAGGTACAGGTGTAGCAGCCCAAGCTCTTGGCAGGCCTGCAGCAGGCAAAACTGGCACTACAAATCAATCGCGTGATAACTGGTTTATTGGGTTTACTCCACAGTTAGTTACGGGTGTTTGGGTAGGCTATGATGATTACCGCTCATGTGGGCCAACAGCTGTTGGCGCTACAATGGCTTTACCGATATGGCTTAATTTTATGCAAAATGCTTTGTCTGGAAAACCCATAGAAGATTGGTCGCCGCCACAAAATCTACCTGCATGGGCACAAGCGCTATATCTTAACCAAAATGTGACAAATACTACAAACTCGACAAATGCTACTATACAAACACCAATAAATGCCACAAATTCAACTTACTAATGTTGGCAGTCAAAAACGCATAGATTCGTATTTGGCTGAAGTTTTGGAAATACCCAGAAATCAAATTCAAAAATGGATTGAAAAAGGTAAAGTTTGTATAAACGGCTATGTTGTAAATAAAAATTACAAATTAAAAGGCGAAGAAAAAATTACCTTTGAGCCTGTTGAGTTTGAAAAACCAAACCTTAAAGTTTCTGACTGTGATATAAAAATATTGTATGAAGATGATTTTTTGGTTGTAGTCGATAAACCAGCAGGTATTGTAGTGCATCCTGGCGCTGCAAACGAAGAGTTAAGCGTAGTTGGAGCACTGTTATATAGGGGTGTGAAATTATCGGATATCGGTGTTCCACTAAGGCCTGGTGTAGTTCATCGCATAGACAAAGACACAAGCGGCGTAATCGTTTTAGCTAAAGACAACAATGTCCATTTTAATCTTGCAAATCAGTTTGCTGCGCATATTTGTAAGCGTTATTATATAGGCGTGTGCGAGGGGCACCTAAAGGATTATCATGGCACAATAGAAACACAAATTGGACGCCACCTAAAAAATCGAAAAATTTTCAGTGTAACGCAAGGCAAACATGCTATAACTCACTATAAAGTAATTATGCGCTTAAAAGATATGGATGTTGTGCGTTTTGAGTTAGAAACAGGTAGAACGCATCAGATTCGTGTTCACATGCAGTATTTAAACCACCCGCTAGTAGGCGATAGTGTGTATTCTAAAACCAAGTCGAAAATAATTACAAGACAAGCGCTACATGCATTCTATTTAGGGTTTTATCATCCAATAAGCAATAAATTCTTAAAATTTTACTCTAAGCTTTCAGAAGATATATTGAATTTATTGGGTTTAAAAGAGGATTGATTTTAAAACCTTTTAAAAGAAACTATTGACAATTTTTATAGTATACTTTATAAAAGCTTTTAGTGCCAGCGTAGCTCAGGGGTAGAGCAACTGATTCGTAATCAGTAGGTCGGAGGTTCAAATCCTCTCGCTGGCTCCAGTCTTTGGTTGTGCCTATGCAAAACTTTAAGGTTGTGTATAAACTCTTGCTTGTAGTCTTTAAATTAAATTAAGTGGCATTCCCTAAATTTGTGTTGCTAAATGGTGCACTTTTATATTGCGTATTGAGTGGTAAAAGTGTCTGTACCTATCTTGTAAACGAGTTAGCTTTCCCTAGGTGAAAAAAGGGGACAGGCTACTTTTATAGGTAAAAAATGGCAAGCAAGAATCAAAAAAGTATTTGGCTTGGAATCAACCATAAAGCGAAATGGAAGACCAAAAAAGAAATAGAAGATAGAATAAAGTAGCCTGTCCCCTTTTCCCCCCGGACTTACTTTGCTACTAATAAATTTCATAATAAACCTAGAAAAAATTAATCAATCAAACGTATAATTAATCATTTTAATTCAAAAGTCAATACAAAAACAAACCACGTTTAATTACGCAATTAAATTAGTCATAAAATGAATTTTCTGCAAAAAATACCGAAATTGATTAGTTTTTAGTGGGCTTTTTTAAAATTATACCCTTAAGCTGCTTCTAAAATACAAAAAGCTCCCTATCGAGAAAAGTTGCGCGGTTACCGAGAAGACTACAAGGTATGTTGGCGAGATACCGTATAGTATCCCGCAAATAAAGCTACCAATAAACCAGAATATACCCAGCAATGTGTTAAATATACCAAAGGCACTGCCTCTTTTATCCATAGGGACTATGTTTGCCACTGCGGCTTTTATGATGGACTCAAGCGCACCCATTCCTATGCCCCAGCAAGTCATTCCAATTACTATTAGGTAAACTGATCTAGTCAGAAATATAAGTGGGTTTGCAAAAACAGATATCACGATAGCAAAGAGAAGTATAATAAAGCCGTATTTATCAAAAAGTTTGCCAAATGCAAGAGCGCTTACACCATCTATCCCCATTGCAAAGGCATAGAGTATAGGTATCATAGGCTGGGCTATTAACCTTGTTTTTTCAAGATGAAAAGCTATCAAGACGAAATCTAAAAAGCCCATAGCAAATCCTAATACACAAAGGCAATATATCCAAAAAAGCTTTGGCAGACCCTTTGAATCGAATTCTACTAGTTTTACTTCTAATTTTGATGGAACTGGGTATTGAAATCTTGAGAAAAACAATACTCCGATAGCGAAAGTTGCAGGGATTATAAGGAGGAAGAAGGCGATCCTAAAGTTATTTTCTCCTAAAAGAAAAAGAATTATCGATACAAAAATAGGACCAATGACAGCTCCTAATTGATCTAGAAATTCATGAATCCCAAAACCCCACCCAGACCCGATGGATTTTGTAGCAAACGAAAGCATTGCATCTCTTGGGGGTACCCTAATGCCTCTCCCAATTCTTTCAAATACTATTGGCAATATTGCCCACTGCCAATGAGGGAAAAGGGCTATCAATGGAACCGATAGTAGGTTTATAAAATATCCAAAAATTGCTAGTGGCCAATATTTATGAGTTTTATCAGCAAGTCTTCCAGAAAAAAATCTAATAGAATATCCCAAAAGCTCGCCTAATCCGCCAATAAAGCCCACCACAGCAGCGCTAGCACCAAGAATTTCTAGATATTGGCCTGAAATGGATCTAGCACCCTCATGCGTCATATCCGAAAACAAGCTTACAATCCCTAATAGGACTATGAATATCATAGATTTCTTTTTTAGGTTCTCCAAGGTGTTTTCTCCCCTTAAATAGATGTTTTTCAAAAAACTTTTGAATTATAGAAATACTTACTCTATGTGTCAA
Proteins encoded:
- a CDS encoding transglycosylase domain-containing protein, with the protein product MKKVLIAVVLIFFLLFVGFTSFVVSLYIDTNKDFQTLMSGSFFPVPTTVYDAAGKKIAIFGAQRRQVVGFDQISNNMKKGILAAEDARFYEHGPISFRAIGRALFEDIIHGRIVQGGSTITQQLVKNLYLTPSKTIYRKLKEAVLAYKIANHLTKNEILTLYLNTVYFGSGAYGIESASEIYFNKHASDLTVAESAMLAGLVQAPNAYNPYYHPELAAKRTIYVLNNMLENHFITKQQYLEAVNSKIVLSHQSEMIRYGYNPKAAYFIEYVRLWLLNKYGEDVVNKGGLKVYTTLDMNMQRDAYNAVRNGILRLSGGKYNGLESALISIDPKNGYVEALIGGFDYQISQYNRAVQAKRQPGSAFKPTVYLTALEQGWKPTDTIADEPIEFKTGNKIWRPENYSHTFHGQVTLQYALAHSVNVATINLLSKIGVENAIANARRLGISEPIPDNLTIALGSFSTTLAQLTRAYCAFDNMGYLPKLIFITKITDKDGNEIYEDKPELKNVFPQDTGYVLVKMMQDVIKEGTGVAAQALGRPAAGKTGTTNQSRDNWFIGFTPQLVTGVWVGYDDYRSCGPTAVGATMALPIWLNFMQNALSGKPIEDWSPPQNLPAWAQALYLNQNVTNTTNSTNATIQTPINATNSTY
- a CDS encoding RluA family pseudouridine synthase; translated protein: MPQIQLTNVGSQKRIDSYLAEVLEIPRNQIQKWIEKGKVCINGYVVNKNYKLKGEEKITFEPVEFEKPNLKVSDCDIKILYEDDFLVVVDKPAGIVVHPGAANEELSVVGALLYRGVKLSDIGVPLRPGVVHRIDKDTSGVIVLAKDNNVHFNLANQFAAHICKRYYIGVCEGHLKDYHGTIETQIGRHLKNRKIFSVTQGKHAITHYKVIMRLKDMDVVRFELETGRTHQIRVHMQYLNHPLVGDSVYSKTKSKIITRQALHAFYLGFYHPISNKFLKFYSKLSEDILNLLGLKED
- a CDS encoding MFS transporter — its product is MKNIYLRGENTLENLKKKSMIFIVLLGIVSLFSDMTHEGARSISGQYLEILGASAAVVGFIGGLGELLGYSIRFFSGRLADKTHKYWPLAIFGYFINLLSVPLIALFPHWQWAILPIVFERIGRGIRVPPRDAMLSFATKSIGSGWGFGIHEFLDQLGAVIGPIFVSIILFLLGENNFRIAFFLLIIPATFAIGVLFFSRFQYPVPSKLEVKLVEFDSKGLPKLFWIYCLCVLGFAMGFLDFVLIAFHLEKTRLIAQPMIPILYAFAMGIDGVSALAFGKLFDKYGFIILLFAIVISVFANPLIFLTRSVYLIVIGMTCWGIGMGALESIIKAAVANIVPMDKRGSAFGIFNTLLGIFWFIGSFICGILYGISPTYLVVFSVTAQLFSIGSFLYFRSSLRV